A single genomic interval of Lysobacter avium harbors:
- a CDS encoding citrate synthase, translating into MNASADQATLSVGGKTVELPVQHPTLGAPCIDIAKVPRATGCFTYDPGFTATASCKSAITYIDGEEGVLLYRGYPIEQLAEKSNFLEVAYLLINGELPDKAGFAAFEHDVTHHTMIHEAFTGFLGGFRHDAHPMAMLVGMLGSMASFYHNELDLEDPAQRRLAAIRLIAKVPTIAAACYRHSIGWPLNHPRNNLDYTTRFLHMLYEVPSEPLELNPIAAKAMDLLFILHADHEQNASTSTVRLVGSTGANPYACVAAGVAALWGPAHGGANEAVLKMLSEIGRPENVQSAVDRAKDRDSGFRLMGFGHRVYKNYDPRAALVRKMTHEVLGELGINDPLLDVAMKLEEAALQDDYFVERKLYPNVDFYSGIIYKALGIPVEMFTVMFAIARTAGWVAHWLEQQDDPENKIGRPRQIYTGAANRDYVGVDTR; encoded by the coding sequence CTGAACGCCTCAGCCGATCAGGCCACTCTCTCCGTTGGCGGCAAGACCGTCGAGCTGCCGGTCCAGCACCCGACCCTGGGCGCTCCGTGCATCGATATCGCCAAGGTGCCTCGCGCCACCGGTTGCTTCACCTACGACCCCGGCTTCACCGCCACCGCCAGCTGTAAGTCGGCCATCACCTACATCGATGGAGAAGAGGGCGTGCTGCTGTACCGCGGCTACCCGATCGAGCAGCTCGCGGAGAAGTCCAATTTCCTCGAAGTCGCCTATCTGCTGATCAACGGCGAGTTGCCCGACAAAGCCGGTTTCGCCGCTTTCGAGCACGACGTCACCCATCACACGATGATCCACGAGGCCTTTACCGGCTTCCTCGGCGGCTTCCGCCATGACGCCCATCCGATGGCGATGCTGGTCGGCATGCTCGGTTCGATGGCCAGCTTCTACCACAACGAACTCGACCTCGAGGATCCGGCCCAGCGCCGCCTGGCCGCCATCCGCCTGATCGCCAAGGTGCCGACGATAGCGGCGGCCTGCTACCGCCATTCGATCGGCTGGCCGTTGAACCACCCGCGCAACAACCTCGACTACACCACGCGCTTCCTGCACATGCTCTACGAAGTGCCGAGCGAGCCGCTGGAGCTCAACCCGATCGCCGCCAAGGCGATGGACCTGCTGTTCATCCTGCACGCCGATCACGAGCAGAACGCCTCCACCTCGACCGTTCGCCTTGTAGGCTCCACCGGCGCCAATCCCTACGCGTGCGTCGCCGCCGGCGTTGCAGCCCTGTGGGGTCCCGCGCACGGCGGTGCCAACGAGGCCGTGCTGAAGATGCTCAGCGAGATCGGCCGTCCCGAGAACGTGCAGTCCGCCGTTGACCGTGCCAAGGACCGTGATTCCGGCTTCCGCCTGATGGGCTTTGGCCACCGCGTCTACAAGAACTATGACCCGCGCGCCGCCCTGGTGCGCAAGATGACCCACGAGGTGCTCGGCGAGCTCGGCATCAACGACCCGCTGCTGGACGTGGCGATGAAGCTGGAAGAGGCTGCGCTTCAGGACGATTACTTCGTCGAGCGCAAGCTGTACCCCAACGTCGACTTCTACTCCGGGATCATCTACAAGGCGCTGGGTATCCCGGTGGAGATGTTCACCGTGATGTTCGCCATCGCACGCACCGCCGGCTGGGTGGCGCACTGGCTTGAACAGCAGGATGATCCGGAGAACAAGATCGGCCGTCCGCGGCAGATCTACACCGGCGCAGCCAACCGTGACTACGTCGGCGTGGACACGCGCTGA
- a CDS encoding type B 50S ribosomal protein L31, producing MKAGIHPEYREVVFQDVTSDFQFLTRSTLGSKESVKWEDGNEYPLIKIDISSASHPFYTGKHKIMDTGGRVDRFRKRYAK from the coding sequence ATGAAAGCCGGCATCCATCCCGAATACCGCGAAGTCGTGTTCCAGGACGTGACCAGCGATTTCCAGTTCCTGACCCGCTCGACCCTTGGCAGCAAGGAGTCGGTGAAGTGGGAAGACGGCAACGAGTATCCGCTGATCAAGATCGACATCTCGTCGGCCTCGCACCCGTTCTACACGGGCAAGCACAAGATCATGGATACCGGTGGCCGCGTGGACAGGTTCCGCAAGCGCTACGCCAAGTAA